A window of the Pungitius pungitius chromosome 3, fPunPun2.1, whole genome shotgun sequence genome harbors these coding sequences:
- the slc46a1 gene encoding proton-coupled folate transporter has protein sequence MDDSDTAAILPPDVLDATTTEEKANGEAEVTSTEARPARPPWRCRLPVTVEPVLFLSVFSLALQAPLSTQYLWDRVSEDLGYNGSKRSECGNGSGPADPLQTEVETMTAHWNLYISLAGFSVGLLVVPLLGSWSDLVGRRPVLIIPNLGLALQALVYLLVMYLKLPVVYFLVGRLLSGLSGDFNAILAGCFAYVADTSNTSSRTFRVAILEACLGLSGMLASIIGGQWRRAQGYINPFWLVLATNLASALYAYLFVRESVVPDPSARLLTSDHYKAVWHLFSTGGSTTEAGGKFHRCKLWLYTLCFFVVVSVHMGCRELYVLYELSSPLCWGPALIGFGSAAQNLAYLTSLLGLKVMQRCLEDSWVAIVGLASNVIGLVVISVADTTQLMFTGYGLCFLFVAATPVLRSKLSKLVGPSEQGVLFACVACVESLCFLVGSGLFNSLYPATLHFMKGFPFLLAAIILFLPAGIIGTLQCLDQRRDHRDSTAS, from the exons ATGGACGACTCGGACACCGCGGCGATCCTTCCTCCCGATGTGCTCGACGCGACGACCACCGAGGAGAAAGCCAACGGAGAGGCCGAAGTGACGTCAACGGAGGCCCGCCCAGCACGGCCGCCGTGGAGGTGCCGGCTGCCGGTGACGGTGGAGCCAGTGCTGTTCCTCTCCGTGTTCTCCCTGGCCCTGCAGGCGCCCCTCTCCACGCAGTACCTGTGGGACCGCGTCAGCGAGGACCTGGGCTACAACGGCTCCAAGAGGTCGGAGTGCGGCAACGGCTCCGGGCCCGCCGACCCGCTTCAAACG GAGGTGGAAACTATGACAGCCCACTGGAACCTGTACATAAGTCTTGCTGGCTTCTCTGTAGGCCTGCTGGTTGTGCCTCTCCTGGGTTCATGGAGTGACCTCGTAGGTCGCAGACCAGTCCTCATCATCCCCAACCTCGGCCTGGCCCTCCAAGCATTGGTGTACCTGCTGGTGATGTACCTGAAGCTGCCTGTGGTCTACTTCCTAGTGGGCAGGCTGCTCAGTGGCCTTTCAGGGGATTTCAATGCCATCCTGGCGGGCTGTTTTGCATACGTGGCTGACACCAGCAACACAAGTTCCCGCACATTCAGGGTGGCGATCTTGGAAGCTTGTCTGGGCCTTTCCGGGATGCTAGCGAGCATCATCGGAGGACAGTGGCGGCGGGCGCAAGG GTACATCAATCCATTCTGGCTGGTCTTGGCCACTAACTTGGCTTCGGCTCTGTACGCGTACCTGTTTGTCCGTGAGTCCGTCGTGCCAGACCCGAGTGCCAGGCTCCTCACCTCTGACCACTACAAAGCTGTCTGGCATCTCTTCTCAACGGGAGGCAGCACCACTGAGGCGGGTGGAAAATTTCACAGGTGCAAGCTGTGGCTTTACACGCTGTGTTTCTTTGTAGTCGTGAGCGTACACATGGGCTGCAGGGAGTTGTACGTGTTGTACGAGCTGAGCTCTCCCCTTTGCTGGGGGCCGGCGCTCATCGGCTTTGGGTCAGCTGCCCAGAACCTGGCCTACCTTACCAGTCTGCTGGGGCTGAAGGTCATGCAGCGCTGCCTGGAGGACTCCTGGGTGGCGATCGTGGGCCTGGCCTCCAATGTCATCGGCCTGGTGGTCATCTCGGTAGCCGACACCACGCAGCTCATGTTCACAG GTTATGGCCTGTGTTTCCTCTTTGTGGCTGCAACGCCTGTGCTCAGGTCAAAGCTGTCTAAGTTGGTGGGCCCATCAGAACAAG GTGTCCTGTTTGCCTGTGTTGCCTGTGTGGAGAGCTTATGTTTTCTGGTTGGTAGCGGCCTCTTCAATTCCCTCTACCCGGCCACACTGCACTTCATGAAGGGCTTCCCTTTCCTTCTCGCTGcgatcatcctcttcctccctgctggAATAATTGG TACTCTGCAATGTTTGGACCAGAGGAGAGACCACAGAGACTCCACAGCATCCTGA